Proteins encoded by one window of Agarivorans sp. Alg241-V36:
- a CDS encoding carbohydrate binding domain-containing protein, which yields MFQGKKKATAKLGICLVGLLGSAVAQATHTVDVMVLYTPAVKAEQSGAMDTYISHLISTTNTAYQNSGMNIEVRLVHSSEYNKAGATAMSSNALNQFRQDQNVMNLRTEHGADIVTLLTMPSNSTCGLGYVGTGSNGRFDGYFKNWAYNFVGGSSGCDSLTFAHELGHNMGLGHSRKQNSLGGVFDYGTGYGVDRSFSTIMGYPQAFSTYTRVRQFSDASVSTCRGYPCGVDKNTANGAEAVDAINAVAPQLAAWYPTANNGGDNGGGDNGGDNGGGDNGGDNGGNNNDVILEAESASLFGLFRTGTDNAASAGGYIDTAFQGNYYDDTVSTHRAELKFTLEQSGIYRLKGTAYSSSNKSDSFWVQVDNGTRHLWDTLSTPSYDEMDINSRNVSDTVEVDLSRGEHYINVYAREDGARLDQIRLVRIGDSNNGDNGGGDNGGGDNGGGETGNEPSTIVIEAEDAQLYGIFRRGNDSVASAGSYIDSALNGNYYEGNAVSANRAELSFYATGAGLYSLKATSYAPTATADSFWFSINGGERHLWDTHNLAEYQEIDVNARGISETFEVELTQGDNTITFYVREDGARLDQVRFIPVDGSGGDNGGDNGGGSEPPQPATNLLKNGDFESGQTTNWKSGYSATTNITTNAYNSNYALLSKNRSQWYHGPKQDVFNAVKAGQRYLLSAQVRMSSGTGVIESRLLILDDAGHTWYKLGKVSGNSSWQELTADFTVQATGAIQSAELFFFGPGAGTEFIIDDAKLNDWQEAETPTDPNDPTDPTNPGDGGETGTISAELLAAVNEARSVGRNCGSSYYAATTPVQFHQSLQLAAQEHSDNMANNNFFSHTGQDGSDSNDRARKHGYDKYWAGENIGAGYGSVADVMNGWLNSEGHCRHIMNSNHKDFGGASAENSNSSYRIYWTLLLGY from the coding sequence ATGTTTCAAGGAAAGAAAAAAGCTACGGCAAAGCTAGGAATTTGCCTTGTTGGCTTGCTCGGCTCTGCCGTTGCACAAGCCACGCATACTGTTGATGTGATGGTGCTTTACACACCCGCGGTAAAAGCCGAACAAAGTGGTGCCATGGACACCTATATTAGCCACCTAATCAGCACCACAAATACTGCCTATCAAAATAGCGGTATGAATATAGAAGTGCGCTTGGTGCATAGCAGTGAGTATAACAAGGCTGGTGCTACCGCGATGAGTAGCAACGCGCTAAACCAATTTCGCCAAGATCAGAATGTAATGAATTTACGCACTGAGCATGGCGCCGACATCGTGACCCTACTCACTATGCCCAGCAACAGTACTTGCGGTTTAGGCTACGTAGGTACCGGCTCCAACGGTCGTTTTGATGGCTATTTCAAAAATTGGGCTTACAACTTTGTTGGTGGCAGCTCGGGCTGTGACTCACTTACTTTTGCTCATGAACTCGGCCACAACATGGGCCTTGGCCATTCTCGAAAACAAAACAGTTTAGGTGGCGTATTTGACTACGGCACAGGCTACGGGGTTGACCGCTCATTTAGTACTATCATGGGCTACCCTCAAGCCTTTAGCACCTACACTCGCGTTCGTCAGTTTTCTGATGCGTCCGTTTCTACTTGTCGCGGCTACCCTTGTGGTGTAGATAAGAACACTGCAAATGGCGCGGAAGCGGTGGACGCGATTAATGCGGTCGCTCCGCAGCTAGCGGCATGGTATCCAACTGCCAACAACGGCGGTGACAATGGTGGTGGCGACAACGGCGGAGATAACGGCGGCGGAGACAATGGTGGTGATAATGGCGGCAACAATAATGATGTCATCTTAGAAGCCGAAAGCGCTAGCTTGTTTGGTTTGTTTAGAACCGGCACCGATAACGCAGCAAGTGCGGGGGGTTACATCGATACAGCTTTTCAAGGCAACTACTACGACGATACGGTTAGCACACACCGTGCCGAGCTGAAGTTTACCCTCGAACAATCTGGGATCTACCGTTTAAAGGGTACCGCTTACTCTTCTAGTAACAAGAGCGATTCGTTTTGGGTGCAAGTTGATAATGGCACCCGGCACTTATGGGATACTTTAAGCACTCCGAGTTACGATGAGATGGATATTAACTCGCGCAACGTCAGTGATACCGTTGAGGTCGACCTGAGCCGCGGTGAGCATTACATCAATGTGTATGCGCGTGAAGACGGTGCTCGCTTGGACCAAATCCGCTTAGTTCGCATCGGCGATAGTAATAACGGTGACAACGGTGGTGGAGATAATGGTGGCGGAGATAACGGTGGTGGCGAAACCGGCAATGAGCCAAGCACCATTGTGATTGAAGCAGAAGATGCCCAGCTCTATGGTATCTTCCGCCGAGGCAACGACAGTGTAGCTAGCGCAGGCAGCTACATTGATTCAGCCCTAAACGGTAACTACTACGAAGGCAATGCGGTAAGCGCCAACCGCGCCGAGCTAAGCTTTTATGCCACCGGTGCTGGGCTCTACAGCTTAAAAGCCACTAGCTACGCGCCAACCGCAACCGCAGACTCATTCTGGTTTAGCATCAATGGCGGTGAGCGCCACCTATGGGATACCCACAATCTAGCCGAGTACCAAGAGATAGACGTAAATGCGCGCGGCATTTCGGAAACCTTCGAGGTTGAGCTAACTCAAGGTGACAACACAATTACCTTCTACGTTCGCGAAGATGGAGCCCGCCTAGACCAAGTTCGCTTCATTCCTGTAGATGGAAGTGGTGGCGATAATGGGGGTGACAATGGCGGCGGCAGTGAGCCTCCACAGCCAGCAACTAACCTGCTAAAAAATGGTGACTTTGAGAGCGGCCAAACCACTAATTGGAAGTCTGGATACAGTGCCACCACTAATATCACTACCAACGCTTACAACAGCAACTATGCACTACTCAGTAAAAACCGTTCCCAGTGGTATCACGGTCCCAAGCAAGACGTGTTCAACGCGGTAAAAGCTGGGCAACGCTACTTGTTATCCGCTCAAGTGCGCATGAGCTCAGGAACTGGCGTAATTGAGTCACGCTTATTGATTCTCGATGACGCTGGCCATACTTGGTATAAGCTAGGCAAAGTATCTGGTAACTCTAGCTGGCAAGAACTAACCGCCGACTTCACTGTGCAAGCCACAGGTGCTATTCAAAGCGCAGAACTATTCTTCTTCGGACCCGGTGCGGGCACCGAGTTTATCATTGATGACGCCAAGCTAAACGACTGGCAAGAAGCTGAAACACCCACTGACCCTAACGATCCAACAGATCCTACTAATCCTGGTGATGGCGGAGAAACAGGTACAATTTCGGCTGAACTACTCGCCGCAGTTAATGAAGCCAGAAGCGTCGGCCGCAACTGCGGCAGTAGCTATTATGCGGCTACCACTCCAGTGCAATTTCATCAGTCTTTGCAACTGGCTGCGCAGGAGCATTCCGACAACATGGCCAATAATAACTTCTTCTCGCACACCGGTCAGGATGGTTCAGATTCCAACGACCGAGCTCGTAAGCACGGCTACGACAAGTACTGGGCAGGTGAAAACATTGGCGCTGGTTATGGCTCAGTTGCTGATGTGATGAACGGCTGGCTAAATAGTGAAGGTCACTGCCGCCACATAATGAATTCTAACCATAAAGATTTTGGTGGTGCTAGTGCTGAAAACAGTAACAGTAGCTATCGTATCTATTGGACATTGTTGCTGGGCTACTAA
- a CDS encoding bifunctional diguanylate cyclase/phosphodiesterase: MTSLLLIRLLDWRVWKHREQATAFNGKNATRRFILGANITAVMWSIYILKVISNPLSGDIDLSTHIIIISAMAGGSATVLAGHKYTAMAYAFILLAPPSVGLMFSGIYERQMLGILGVLFGIVMVVIAKKNAEFTAQAVLLKNQNAVLVHHMEEKVEQRTHTIYELSNLDPLTGLFNRTAFLQHLKLRLLEAKQHQRSLAVLFIDLDGFKKINDAIGHDTGDQVLNNTAQRLKHLCQNHQLLCRWGGDEFLLAIEDCDESLAKDRSNEIIQALSAAYTFANNRLSVGATVGIALYPQHSENEHSLIRLADTAMYAQKKRAPSTVGVFSDQLEKQIHRELLLKDGLSQAIDKHQLSLVYQPIIDANDCQVVSFEALLRWRLNDEMIPPDEFISIAEQYGLIRRIGQWVLEQACQTASTWAQRHTIAICVNVSVAQLEDDDFVEIVSTALQNSQLAPELLHIEMTESVFTSDIGLLAEQIKALQDIGVKVSIDDFGTGYSSLSIMQDLAVNVVKIDRSFVQRIDTNGYAIITAVMHMARALNYSVVAEGIETQKQMQILRSLGVDYLQGYYFAKPLAIEQVEQLISSEQAPKLIAES; encoded by the coding sequence ATGACGAGTTTATTACTAATTAGATTGCTTGATTGGCGAGTATGGAAACACCGTGAACAAGCTACAGCATTCAACGGAAAAAACGCCACTCGGCGCTTCATACTAGGCGCTAACATTACCGCGGTAATGTGGTCGATTTACATTCTCAAAGTGATTTCTAATCCGCTGAGTGGGGATATCGATTTAAGCACCCACATCATCATTATTTCTGCCATGGCTGGCGGCTCTGCCACTGTGCTAGCTGGGCACAAGTACACCGCCATGGCTTACGCCTTTATTTTACTCGCGCCTCCCTCAGTGGGCTTAATGTTCTCAGGTATTTACGAGCGCCAAATGCTCGGAATATTGGGGGTATTATTTGGCATAGTGATGGTGGTGATAGCTAAAAAAAATGCCGAGTTCACGGCCCAAGCGGTGTTACTAAAAAATCAAAATGCGGTGCTGGTTCACCACATGGAAGAAAAAGTAGAGCAACGAACTCATACTATTTATGAGCTGTCGAACCTAGACCCTCTCACTGGTTTGTTTAACCGCACGGCGTTTTTACAACACTTAAAGCTTCGTTTGCTTGAAGCCAAACAACATCAACGGTCATTAGCGGTATTGTTTATCGATCTAGATGGCTTTAAAAAGATTAACGATGCTATTGGTCATGACACTGGTGACCAAGTGCTAAACAATACTGCGCAACGCCTTAAACATCTTTGCCAAAACCATCAACTGTTATGCCGCTGGGGTGGCGATGAGTTTTTGCTTGCTATAGAAGATTGCGATGAATCACTAGCGAAAGACCGCTCCAATGAAATTATTCAAGCTTTATCAGCAGCTTACACCTTTGCTAATAATCGTCTTTCGGTTGGCGCCACGGTAGGCATCGCGCTTTATCCGCAACATTCAGAAAATGAACATAGCTTAATACGCCTTGCCGACACCGCCATGTACGCGCAGAAAAAGCGAGCGCCATCTACCGTTGGCGTATTCTCCGATCAACTAGAAAAACAGATTCATCGTGAATTGCTATTAAAAGATGGCCTAAGCCAGGCTATAGATAAACATCAGCTGAGTTTAGTGTACCAACCGATTATTGATGCTAATGATTGCCAGGTAGTCTCCTTTGAGGCTTTGCTGCGCTGGCGTTTGAACGATGAAATGATCCCGCCCGATGAGTTCATTAGCATTGCTGAGCAATATGGTCTGATCCGAAGAATTGGCCAATGGGTATTGGAGCAAGCCTGCCAAACAGCCAGCACTTGGGCGCAGCGCCACACCATTGCTATTTGCGTTAACGTATCGGTGGCTCAGTTAGAAGATGATGACTTTGTAGAGATAGTTTCTACCGCATTGCAAAACAGTCAGCTAGCACCAGAGCTACTGCATATTGAAATGACAGAGTCGGTATTTACCAGCGACATTGGTTTATTGGCCGAACAAATTAAAGCCCTACAAGACATAGGAGTGAAGGTATCGATTGATGATTTTGGTACCGGCTATTCCTCGTTATCTATCATGCAAGATTTAGCGGTGAATGTGGTAAAAATTGACCGCTCTTTTGTGCAGCGTATCGATACTAACGGCTACGCCATTATTACCGCGGTAATGCATATGGCTAGAGCCTTAAACTACTCGGTAGTAGCCGAAGGCATAGAAACCCAAAAACAAATGCAAATCCTACGCAGCCTTGGAGTGGATTACCTGCAAGGCTACTACTTTGCTAAACCCTTAGCCATCGAACAAGTAGAGCAACTAATTAGCTCAGAACAAGCCCCTAAGCTAATAGCCGAGTCTTAA
- a CDS encoding LysR family transcriptional regulator, producing MNIRKVDLNLLVYLNVLLEERNVSRAASKLALTQPTMSNALKRLRELFDDPLLVRTAEGMTPTEKATKLKPEIVSLLSMAEKITQPDKDFSPAQSSVTFRIMCNDYIEATLLAPFIQSVLRSAPKINFDIYAPGDIRLGDMEKGQIDLAINRFTSLPKTFHQSSIWRDNFCCLVHKDHPYVEHLDLPSYLAAEHVWLNRAGWGAETSIGNQAASQKLGWVDEALAQLEQVRNIRVYTRHYALAGLLVAQPQLVATLPRRQAMLYKDSPNLRIVRVPFQIVPIETKMIWSPLLQHSKAHQWLRRSLTEFSTTVLDR from the coding sequence GTGAATATTAGAAAGGTCGATTTAAACCTATTGGTTTACTTAAATGTGTTGCTAGAAGAGCGCAATGTTTCTAGAGCCGCTAGCAAGTTGGCGCTAACGCAACCTACTATGAGCAACGCACTTAAACGCCTTAGAGAGCTGTTTGATGATCCTTTGCTAGTGCGCACCGCAGAGGGCATGACGCCCACCGAAAAAGCTACAAAGTTAAAGCCAGAAATCGTTAGCTTATTGAGTATGGCGGAGAAGATCACTCAGCCAGACAAAGATTTCTCACCAGCACAAAGCAGCGTTACGTTTCGAATAATGTGTAACGACTACATAGAAGCAACCTTGTTGGCGCCTTTTATTCAGAGTGTGCTTAGAAGTGCGCCAAAAATTAACTTTGATATTTATGCACCCGGCGATATTCGTTTAGGCGATATGGAAAAGGGCCAGATAGATTTAGCCATTAATCGTTTTACTAGCTTGCCTAAAACCTTTCATCAATCAAGCATTTGGCGCGATAACTTTTGCTGCTTGGTACATAAAGACCATCCTTATGTAGAACACTTAGATTTACCTAGCTATTTAGCAGCAGAGCATGTTTGGTTAAACCGAGCTGGCTGGGGCGCAGAAACCAGTATTGGCAATCAAGCTGCTAGCCAAAAGCTGGGATGGGTAGATGAGGCTTTGGCTCAGCTAGAGCAAGTTCGTAATATTCGGGTGTATACTCGCCATTATGCGCTGGCCGGTTTATTGGTGGCTCAGCCTCAGCTAGTGGCAACCTTACCACGCCGACAAGCCATGCTTTATAAAGATAGCCCCAACTTGCGCATTGTTAGGGTGCCATTTCAAATTGTACCTATTGAGACCAAAATGATTTGGAGCCCACTGTTACAGCACTCTAAAGCCCACCAATGGTTGCGTCGCTCGCTGACCGAATTTTCTACCACGGTATTAGATCGCTAG